A single window of Armatimonadia bacterium DNA harbors:
- a CDS encoding sulfatase-like hydrolase/transferase, with the protein MEDQAGTWADAGSIPGEAAMTTTPATGADAPEEQKKPNIVFILADNVGWGDLGVYGGQVPTPRIDALAAQGIRFSNYNVESQCTPTRSAILSGRYCVRTGNWRVPAPGEGNMGLAPWEYTIAELLSDGGYATALYGKWHVGNVPGRMPTDQGFDEWWGILNSSDEAGYSRYPLFKATGLPAPQVWEGRKGAPSKPVGEFVLETKRLMDESITERTVDYIRRQASQNEKPFLVYVGLTQVHPPMVAHPDFAFKSPQRGGVYADIIGEMDFRVGQILDAITAAGIEDNTIVVLSSDNGACRVAEGGGSSGPWRGHFFTPPFEGSYRVPAMVRWPGKIPAGVVTGEMLHAADWLPTLAGLVGESSRVPSDRPIDGVDASALLIGKSAGSGRDAVMLFGPDGKLMSVKWHTVKVILRYAEGIDQPIVEPYMPLMFDLSSDPQETVNLWELNMDMGWMLAPVAKVIDEYQTSVAQFPNIEPGQEFAGYE; encoded by the coding sequence ATGGAAGACCAGGCCGGCACCTGGGCCGATGCAGGAAGCATCCCCGGCGAGGCAGCAATGACTACCACGCCGGCAACAGGAGCTGACGCACCCGAGGAGCAGAAGAAGCCCAATATCGTCTTCATACTGGCGGACAACGTTGGTTGGGGGGATCTTGGCGTCTACGGTGGTCAGGTCCCGACACCACGCATCGACGCACTGGCTGCTCAGGGAATTCGATTCAGCAACTACAACGTCGAATCACAGTGCACGCCGACGCGTTCGGCCATCCTCTCTGGGCGCTACTGCGTTCGCACCGGCAACTGGAGAGTGCCGGCCCCCGGCGAAGGCAATATGGGTCTAGCGCCTTGGGAATACACCATCGCTGAGCTGCTGTCCGACGGCGGATACGCCACCGCACTCTATGGCAAGTGGCATGTCGGCAATGTTCCGGGACGCATGCCCACCGACCAGGGCTTTGATGAGTGGTGGGGAATCCTGAACTCGTCCGACGAGGCCGGCTACTCCAGGTATCCTCTCTTCAAGGCGACGGGGTTACCCGCGCCACAAGTCTGGGAGGGACGCAAGGGAGCACCCTCCAAGCCAGTCGGCGAGTTTGTGTTGGAGACGAAGCGCCTAATGGACGAGAGCATCACTGAGCGCACTGTGGATTACATCAGACGCCAGGCCTCTCAGAACGAAAAGCCATTTCTCGTGTACGTCGGGCTAACACAGGTTCACCCACCAATGGTGGCGCACCCGGATTTCGCGTTCAAGTCGCCCCAACGCGGTGGCGTGTACGCTGACATCATCGGCGAGATGGACTTTCGAGTCGGGCAGATCCTCGACGCGATCACAGCGGCCGGTATAGAGGACAACACGATAGTTGTACTCAGCAGCGACAACGGAGCTTGCCGGGTGGCCGAAGGCGGCGGATCAAGCGGGCCTTGGCGCGGCCACTTCTTCACGCCTCCCTTTGAGGGCAGCTACCGGGTTCCGGCTATGGTTCGCTGGCCAGGGAAGATCCCTGCGGGCGTGGTCACCGGGGAGATGCTGCACGCTGCCGACTGGCTTCCGACGCTCGCGGGTCTGGTCGGAGAGTCAAGTCGCGTGCCATCCGATCGTCCGATTGATGGGGTGGATGCGTCCGCTCTGCTCATTGGCAAGAGCGCTGGTTCCGGGCGCGATGCGGTGATGCTCTTCGGCCCCGATGGCAAACTGATGTCCGTGAAATGGCACACGGTCAAGGTCATCCTCAGGTACGCCGAAGGCATCGACCAGCCTATCGTCGAACCTTACATGCCTCTGATGTTCGATCTCAGCAGCGACCCTCAGGAAACGGTGAACCTGTGGGAGCTGAACATGGACATGGGATGGATGCTCGCCCCGGTAGC
- a CDS encoding GNAT family N-acetyltransferase has protein sequence MSYALAHITREEVLHGFADGYYCCMSGILRRKFQCDMWSVIFDRVGSIGLLARAGDKIVGQLIYMPKDFARRIGMPRGVQGDDLETTMVISCVMVHHDFTNRGIASSMIGEAISFCKQRGYKRIEAYVDPRPPQEAADWIPSFSAFRKFGFALEGPAIAWESHPESRICYLDL, from the coding sequence ATGAGCTATGCTCTTGCGCACATCACCAGGGAGGAGGTCCTGCATGGGTTTGCTGACGGCTACTACTGCTGCATGTCAGGCATCCTCCGTCGCAAGTTCCAGTGCGACATGTGGTCGGTCATCTTCGATCGCGTGGGCAGTATCGGCCTGCTCGCCAGAGCCGGGGACAAGATCGTCGGGCAGCTGATATACATGCCGAAGGACTTCGCTCGCCGCATCGGCATGCCAAGGGGCGTGCAGGGAGATGACCTGGAGACGACGATGGTCATCTCTTGTGTGATGGTGCACCACGACTTCACGAACCGGGGCATCGCCTCGAGCATGATCGGTGAAGCGATCAGCTTCTGCAAGCAGCGGGGCTACAAGCGGATCGAGGCCTATGTGGATCCCCGGCCGCCTCAAGAAGCGGCGGACTGGATCCCTTCCTTCTCTGCCTTTCGCAAGTTCGGGTTCGCCCTGGAGGGACCCGCGATTGCCTGGGAGTCCCATCCGGAGTCGCGGATCTGCTATCTCGACTTGTGA